One genomic region from Strix aluco isolate bStrAlu1 chromosome 25, bStrAlu1.hap1, whole genome shotgun sequence encodes:
- the LMOD1 gene encoding leiomodin-1 — MSKVAKYRRQVSEDPDIDSLLSTLSPEEMEELEKELDVVDPDGNIPLELSQKNQTENSPPGPQNCDTMLNHCEKETRKRIQREHSIDESRLSEKNKGAKNEEEKGKEAPSKDLARKRDTKVGKDSKKEDSVQKTDPKVKAEAETKTKEEKAINDKVKAMEKKLMGKDKKEDEKGSVLKKDTGKDKKEEEKGSALKKDTGKDKKEEEKGSALKKDAGKDKKEEEKGSALKKDAGKDKKEDEKGSALKKDAGKDKKEEEKGSALKKGPGKEKKEEEKSLGSKKEAEKDTKGEDKKEKDKKEEEKGSALKKSKADEKEKSQPEAEKAAEEKQEAKAAAESSPSKPTTGSSSDQAKDDEASSIFDELIEKVKNNDAEVTEVNVNNSDCINNETLVRFTEALEFNTVVKLFALANTRADDHVAFAIAIMLKSNKVLTSINLDSNHITGKGILAIFRALLQNNTLTELRFHNQRHICGGKTEMEIAKLLKENTTLLKLGYHFELAGPRMTVTNLLSRNMDKQRQKRLQEQKLAQERGEKKDLLEVPKPGALPKGSPKPSPQPSPKASPKSSPKKGGAPAAPPPPPPPLAPPLINENLRNSLSPATQRKLGDRALPVQEKNSRDQLLAAIRSSNLKQLKKVEVPKLLQ, encoded by the exons ATGTCCAAAGTGGCCAAATATCGGCGACAAGTTAGTGAAGATCCAGATATTGACAGTTTGTTGTCTACTCTGTCTCCAGAGGAGATGGAAGAGCTGGAAAAGGAGCTGGATGTGGTGGATCCAGATGGAAACATCCCTCTGGAGCTCAGTcagaaaaaccaaacagaaaattcCCCACCTGGCCCGCAAAACTGCGACACAATGCTCAATCACTGCGAAAAGGAGACCAGGAAACGTATTCAGAGGGAACACTCGATAGAC GAAAGCAGATTGAGTGAGAAGAATAAGGGAGccaagaatgaagaagaaaagggaaaggaagctCCTTCCAAAGACCTGGCCCGGAAACGAGATACAAAAGTGGGGaaagactctaaaaaggaagacAGTGTGCAGAAAACAGACCCAAAAGTTAAAGCTGAGGCTGAAACCAAGACCAAAGAGGAGAAGGCTATCAACGATAAAGTCAAGGCCATGGAGAAAAAGCTGATGGGAAAGGACAAAAAGGAGGATGAGAAAGGTTCAGTGTTGAAGAAGGACACAGGGAAGgacaaaaaggaggaagagaaggggtCAGCATTAAAGAAGGACACAGGGAAGgataaaaaggaggaagaaaagggctCAGCTTTGAAGAAGGATGCAGGGAAggataaaaaggaagaagagaagggctCAGCTTTAAAGAAGGATGCAGGGAAGGATAAAAAGGAAGACGAGAAGGGCTCAGCTTTAAAGAAGGATGCAGGGAAggataaaaaggaagaagaaaagggttCAGCATTGAAGAAGGgcccagggaaggagaaaaaggaggaagagaagagtttGGGATcaaagaaagaggcagaaaaagacacaaaaggtgaagataagaaagaaaaagacaaaaaagaagaggaaaagggtTCAGCTTTGAAAAAATCAAAGGCAGACGAGAAGGAGAAATCCCAGCCAGAGGCAGAAAAGGCAGCGGAGGAGAAACAGGAGGCCAAGGCAGCAGCCGAGAGCAGCCCCTCCAAGCCCACCACCGGCAGCTCCTCAGATCAGGCCAAGGATGACGAAGCCTCCAGCATTTTCGATGAGCTCATCGAGAAGGTGAAGAACAATGACGCCGAGGTCACCGAAGTGAACGTGAACAACTCGGACTGCATCAACAACGAGACCCTGGTGCGCTTCACCGAGGCCCTGGAGTTCAACACCGTGGTCAAGCTGTTCGCCTTGGCCAACACCCGTGCCGACGACCACGTGGCCTTCGCCATCGCCATCATGCTGAAGTCCAACAAGGTGCTGACGAGCATCAACCTGGACTCCAACCACATCACGGGCAAGGGCATCCTGGCCATTTTCCGGGCGCTGCTGCAGAACAACACGCTGACGGAACTGCGTTTCCACAACCAGCGGCACATCTGCGGGGGGAAGACGGAGATGGAGATCGCCAAGCTCCTGAAGGAAAACACCACGCTCCTGAAGCTGGGCTACCACTTCGAGCTGGCCGGACCACGCATGACAGTCACCAACCTGCTGAGCCGAAACATGGACAAACAGAGGCAGAAACGCCTCCAGGAGCAGAAACTGGCACAGGAGCGTGGGGAGAAGAAAGACCTCCTGGAGGTGCCCAAGCCCGGAGCCCTGCCGAAGGGGTCCCCCAAGCCATCCCCACAGCCGTCCCCCAAGGCTTCCCCCAAAAGTTCTCCTAAGAAAGGGGGGGcacccgccgcgccgccgccgcctcctcctccgctcGCCCCACCGCTGATCAACGAGAACCTGAGGAACTCGCTCTCGCCGGCCACGCAGAGGAAGCTGGGAGACCGGGCGCTGCCGGTCCAGGAGAAGAACTCACGGGACCAGCTCCTGGCGGCCATCCGCTCCAGCAACCTCAAACAGCTCAAGAAG GTGGAGGTACCGAAGCTGCTGCAGTAG
- the LOC141934552 gene encoding myb-related transcription factor, partner of profilin-like, protein MAAAGGGGGGARRGLLKRKPNFTLQEIDILMSEVLKYEQLLFGAAASTVNAYEKQKIWWRITNKINAAGRNQRDIGEVKNRWRGLRRRANDKITRHRQERQGPAARPAVRPGNGNGNGSGPGPPELGPGPAAGWGQRGAAGIDPPLLSVEVVAPHGVKEEAVKEEPVEVKTEPFPGPAADSVPGRGAERRLPRTGIRSPGELCEGWSRSPPRPAPPELSLGDLGGQQEPLGSDFPSILFEQEAEHLNNCGAGEPGPPGTTGLSDGATDSPQLTPAEKRIVQSNERLVQEMRAFRREYAESRRETTSVLRGIAQALGGLSRSLAEIRDLYLRGQVVPKP, encoded by the exons atggcggcggcgggcggcggcggcggcggggcgcggcgggggctgctgAAGCGGAAACCGAACTTCACGCTGCAGGAGATCGACATCCTGATGAGCGAGGTGCTCAAGTACGAGCAGCTGCTCTTCGGCGCCGCCGCCAGCACCGTGAACGCCTACGAGAAGCAGAAGATCTGGTGGCGCATCACCAACAAGATCAACGCCGCCGGCCGCAACCAGCGCGACATCGGCGAGGTGAAAAACCGCTGGCGGGGGCTGCGCCGCCGGGCCAACGATAAAATCACCCGGCACCGGCAGGAGAGGCAGGGGCCCGCCGCTCGACCCGCCGTCAGACCCGGCAACGGCAACGGGAACGGTTCCGGGCCAGGCCCGCCGGAGCTCGGCCCCGGGCCCGCTGCCGGTTGGGGACAGCGCGGCGCCGCCGGCATCGACCCGCCGCTGCTCAGCGTCGAGGTGGTGGCACCGCACG GCGTCAAGGAGGAGGCGGTGAAGGAGGAGCCGGTGGAGGTGAAGACCGAGCCCTTCCCCGGCCCGGCTGCCGACAGCGTCCCCGGCCGCGGCGCTGAGCGCCGGCTACCCCGCACCGGCATCCGCTCGCCCGGCGAGCTGTGCGAGGGCTGGAGCCggagccccccgcgccccgcgccccccgaACTCTCCCTCGGCGACCTGGGCGGGCAGCAGGAGCCGTTGGGCTCCGATTTCCCCAGCATCCTCTTCGAGCAGGAGGCCGAGCATCTCAATAACTGCGGCGCGGGCGAACCGGGACCTCCGGGGACGACGGGGCTGTCGGACGGGGCAACCGACAGCCCCCAGCTCACCCCGGCCGAAAAACGCATCGTGCAGTCGAACGAGCGGCTGGTGCAGGAGATGCGGGCTTTCCGACGGGAGTACGCCGAGAGCCGCCGGGAAACCACCTCGGTCCTGCGCGGCATCGCCCAGGCGCTGGGCGGCCTCAGCCGCAGCCTGGCCGAAATCCGTGACCTCTACCTCCGGGGGCAGGTGGTCCCCAAACCCTGA
- the SHISA4 gene encoding LOW QUALITY PROTEIN: protein shisa-4 (The sequence of the model RefSeq protein was modified relative to this genomic sequence to represent the inferred CDS: inserted 1 base in 1 codon; deleted 1 base in 1 codon) — protein MGPGGTGSGWPLAGTVLVAVAASLAAGGEDCLWYVDRNGSWHPGFDCELLAFCCGTCHQRYCCRDPLQQRHCLAFRCLWPQDIAGIASAXVLFIAIVTTIVCCFMCSCCYLYQRRQHLRTPLQGLEIPLSSYPPAAPPAPFPMDPKAGPMPPQPGFAPMAMYPPAGPAAQYPLYPSGPPVYNPTAPPPYAPAQPGYPGV, from the exons ATGGGGCCCGGCGGCACCGGCAGCGGGTGGCCCCTGGCCGGGACCGTGCTGGTGGCCGTGGCCGCCTCGCTGG CGGCGGGGGGCGAGGACTGCCTGTGGTACGTGGACAGGAACGGCTCGTGGCACCCCGGCTTCGACTGCGAGCTCCTCGCCTTCTGCTGCGGCACGTGCCACCAGCGCTACTGCTGCCGCGACCCCCTGCAGCAGCGCCACTGCCTCGCCTTCAGGTGCCTTTGG CCCCAAGACATCGCGGGCATCGCCTCGG GTGTGCTCTTCATCGCCATCGTCACCACCATCGTCTGCTGCTTCATGTGCTCCTGCTGCTACTTGTACCAGCGCCGGCAGCACCTGCGCACCCCCCTGCAAG GCCTGGAGATCCCACTGTCCAGTtacccccccgcggcccccccagcccccttccccaTGGACCCCAAAGCCGGCCCCATGCCCCCCCAGCCCGGCTTCGCCCCCATGGCCATGTACCCGccggccggc cccgccgcccagTACCCGCTGTACCCCTCTGGCCCCCCCGTCTACAACCCCACAG CGCCTCCACCCTACGCCCCGGCACAGCCCGGCTACCCCGGAGTCTGA